One Halostagnicola kamekurae DNA segment encodes these proteins:
- a CDS encoding S8 family peptidase: MVVVTSAVANQSVTVKPTGLGKDNSTEDETSPYKEQWSMEHIRAFDAHDIVTGKGTTIAVIDTGVDHTHPDLKSQLDRDRSRLFRNGTIAAGVDTINLSTKLESVERFVATDVNWHGSHVAGIATAPRNESGIVGVAPDAKLVSLRPFFLEKANDYRLSGNSVDLLIAIDYAAKIGVDVANISLVVTGRNPGSVARRRMFAAFNRVIQYAIEQGTTVVTAMGNQGLNMNEYPGYVLPASNPGTISVAAVDETDTRRDDSNFGDSTTTVAAPGEQILSTVPEELSPQRYSYTSQTSVAAPHVAGLACLVRELNPDIHPRKITQAIQKGAVPLTGDGTTGLGAGRIDARTTIDYLNQ, from the coding sequence ATGGTAGTTGTCACGAGTGCGGTTGCGAATCAATCGGTTACCGTCAAACCGACTGGTCTGGGAAAGGACAATAGCACGGAAGACGAAACGTCGCCATACAAAGAACAGTGGTCTATGGAACATATCCGTGCATTCGACGCACACGATATCGTAACCGGGAAGGGAACGACGATTGCGGTAATCGATACTGGTGTTGATCACACTCATCCCGACTTGAAATCGCAACTTGACCGCGACCGCAGTCGACTCTTCCGCAATGGAACTATCGCTGCCGGAGTCGATACAATTAACCTCTCGACGAAGTTGGAGTCGGTCGAGCGATTCGTTGCAACTGATGTCAATTGGCACGGCTCTCACGTTGCCGGGATTGCCACTGCACCGCGAAATGAAAGCGGAATTGTCGGCGTTGCACCCGATGCAAAACTCGTCTCGCTCCGACCATTCTTCCTTGAGAAGGCCAATGATTATCGTTTGAGTGGTAATTCAGTTGATCTATTAATTGCGATCGATTACGCCGCTAAAATCGGCGTTGACGTAGCGAACATCAGCTTAGTTGTTACTGGCCGTAATCCTGGGAGCGTTGCTCGGCGACGAATGTTCGCTGCGTTCAATCGAGTTATCCAATACGCGATCGAGCAGGGGACGACTGTCGTTACTGCGATGGGCAATCAGGGCCTCAACATGAACGAGTATCCCGGATACGTACTTCCTGCCAGCAATCCAGGAACGATCAGCGTTGCAGCAGTCGACGAAACCGACACCCGACGAGACGACTCTAACTTTGGAGACAGTACGACAACAGTCGCAGCGCCTGGTGAACAGATTCTTTCAACGGTCCCAGAAGAGCTCAGTCCCCAGCGATATTCGTATACATCGCAGACATCAGTCGCGGCACCACACGTTGCTGGCCTTGCATGTCTGGTCCGAGAGCTTAACCCCGACATCCATCCGCGAAAGATTACACAGGCGATTCAGAAGGGGGCTGTTCCGTTGACTGGCGATGGAACGACCGGGCTCGGTGCAGGTCGAATCGACGCTCGTACCACGATAGACTACCTTAATCAATAA
- a CDS encoding RDD family protein, with protein MASGTDSAYCGVGVRGVAMFVDSFIWLLLTFIAMPIIGLLTGNIETSNGVYADLDGIAAILGLTLWFILAISYHTICEWKYGQTVGKYLVSIKVTHENGGSLSLQESSLRNLLRLIDWLPAFYIVGMGVLLMSDQYQRIGDRVANTIVVRK; from the coding sequence ATGGCGTCTGGTACTGATTCAGCTTATTGTGGCGTCGGTGTCCGTGGAGTTGCCATGTTTGTCGATTCGTTTATCTGGCTCCTTCTTACGTTCATTGCGATGCCGATAATCGGACTTCTCACTGGAAACATCGAGACAAGCAATGGTGTTTATGCGGACTTAGACGGTATCGCTGCGATTCTTGGACTTACTCTGTGGTTTATACTTGCAATTAGCTATCACACTATCTGCGAGTGGAAATATGGACAAACGGTAGGCAAATATCTTGTTTCAATCAAAGTTACACACGAAAATGGAGGATCACTTTCTTTGCAAGAATCATCTCTTCGGAACCTACTCAGACTCATTGACTGGCTCCCAGCATTCTATATTGTTGGGATGGGGGTGTTGCTCATGTCTGATCAATATCAGCGAATTGGGGACCGGGTTGCGAACACAATTGTTGTTCGGAAGTGA